The proteins below are encoded in one region of Candidatus Methanoperedens sp.:
- a CDS encoding YkgJ family cysteine cluster protein produces the protein MDAASLGRRIERLTYTHSEVYSADILNSGFSCMRCGWCCRENFNIRITPKISRPSNAISIFPDDIRRIIKGTGMKWDEIAQPDIYSCLSDGEKIMAIGWILLRSDKNECIFYRKNECTIYEYRPMICRCYPFFMGEAGVEVMHCGGLGNKITPKHAEMALLLKRYEIKKLRSYISILAQLEEKLDLANLRQLTRDYSGDVLVCDGEKISLHQL, from the coding sequence ATGGACGCTGCCTCTCTCGGACGCAGGATAGAGCGCCTTACCTATACACATTCGGAAGTGTACAGTGCAGATATTCTGAATTCCGGATTTTCCTGCATGCGCTGCGGCTGGTGCTGCAGGGAGAATTTCAACATCAGGATAACCCCAAAAATTTCGCGCCCATCCAATGCGATTTCTATTTTTCCAGATGACATAAGGCGCATAATCAAAGGGACAGGAATGAAATGGGATGAAATCGCACAGCCTGATATATATTCGTGTTTATCAGACGGGGAAAAAATAATGGCAATCGGCTGGATACTTTTGCGCAGCGATAAGAATGAATGCATATTTTACAGAAAAAACGAGTGCACCATCTACGAATATCGCCCGATGATTTGCAGGTGTTATCCTTTTTTTATGGGCGAGGCTGGGGTTGAGGTCATGCACTGCGGGGGGCTGGGGAATAAAATCACGCCTAAGCATGCAGAAATGGCGCTCCTGCTGAAGCGGTATGAGATTAAGAAGCTTCGAAGTTACATCAGCATTCTGGCGCAGTTAGAAGAAAAATTGGATTTAGCTAACCTTCGCCAGCTTACGAGGGATTATTCCGGCGATGTTCTAGTCTGTGATGGAGAAAAAATATCGCTGCATCAATTATAG
- a CDS encoding isopentenyl phosphate kinase, which translates to MSPVILKIGGSVITEKDSDIPECAKVDVIDRISHEIAEFKSESDLNIILVHGAGSFGHPQAMKYKLNQEFNAKGAYLTHASVKKLNSTVLESLNKAGVPSLPVHPLNSCLFENGKLVFFQLEQIKVMLERGVMPVLHGDVVMDRIKGVAVLSGDRIIPYLALALKASKIGAGSDVDGVLDEKGNVIKKITPLSFMDMKKHIKGSTSTDVTGGMLGKVSELLELANKGISSRIFNASGKGMVSRFLYGEEIGTLIADK; encoded by the coding sequence ATGAGCCCGGTGATTTTAAAGATAGGCGGAAGCGTGATCACAGAGAAGGATTCCGATATTCCCGAATGTGCAAAAGTAGATGTCATCGACAGGATATCGCATGAGATTGCTGAATTTAAATCTGAATCCGATTTAAACATAATTCTTGTTCACGGCGCAGGGTCGTTCGGTCATCCCCAGGCGATGAAATACAAGCTCAACCAAGAATTCAATGCCAAAGGTGCATATCTCACCCACGCTTCGGTAAAAAAATTAAATTCAACAGTGCTGGAATCATTAAATAAAGCAGGCGTACCATCGCTTCCGGTCCACCCATTAAATTCCTGCCTTTTTGAAAACGGCAAACTGGTTTTTTTCCAGCTTGAGCAAATTAAAGTCATGCTGGAGCGGGGCGTAATGCCTGTACTTCACGGCGATGTGGTTATGGACAGGATTAAAGGAGTTGCAGTCCTGTCAGGCGACAGGATAATACCATACCTTGCGCTTGCTTTGAAAGCATCAAAAATAGGTGCAGGCAGCGACGTTGATGGCGTGCTGGATGAAAAGGGTAATGTTATTAAAAAAATCACACCACTTAGTTTTATGGACATGAAAAAACACATCAAAGGCTCAACTTCCACCGATGTAACAGGCGGAATGCTCGGTAAGGTATCCGAGTTATTGGAACTGGCAAACAAGGGAATTAGTTCGCGCATTTTTAATGCATCCGGGAAAGGTATGGTATCAAGATTTTTGTACGGCGAAGAGATAGGAACGTTAATAGCAGACAAATGA
- a CDS encoding RNase J family beta-CASP ribonuclease, which yields MTEIGIIAVGGYNEMGRNMTGIRIDNDIIVLDMGLQLDRVQIHEDVEIDKMHSMDLIKIGAIPDDTVMKEVSGSVKAIVCTHGHLDHIGAIPKLAHRYKAPIIATPYTAELVRHEISEEKKFKVTNEVIPLRLGGTYNLTPDIQIEFIRIQHSIVDSAFAAIHTPGGVVLYASDFKLDRTPTLGEPPDFQRLRKLGKEGVRAMITESTNSGLSGKTPSEQIAKDLVRDVLLGTEETDSGVLITTFSSHVARIKAIIEAAEEMNRIPVLLGRSMERYLSIAEKMNYIKFPENLEIHGNRNAVEKALRRISQDGKKKYLLITTGHQGEPDSILTRIANLETQFKIEPGDKVIFSANTIPSPMTMANRHALEIKLKMQGARIYENVHVSGHASREDHWELLRMISPEQVIPSHGNMTMHASYVEMAEDAGYVFGDTVHIMRNGEEMVL from the coding sequence ATGACAGAAATAGGAATTATTGCAGTCGGCGGCTACAATGAAATGGGCAGGAACATGACCGGGATAAGGATTGATAATGATATCATTGTTCTGGATATGGGACTGCAGCTGGACAGGGTGCAGATACATGAAGACGTGGAAATAGACAAAATGCACTCGATGGACCTGATAAAGATAGGTGCCATTCCTGACGATACAGTCATGAAAGAAGTAAGCGGAAGCGTCAAAGCCATCGTATGCACGCACGGTCACCTCGACCATATCGGGGCAATACCGAAACTTGCGCACAGGTACAAAGCACCTATAATCGCAACTCCTTATACAGCGGAACTGGTCAGGCATGAGATATCCGAGGAAAAGAAATTTAAGGTAACAAATGAAGTAATTCCCCTGAGGCTCGGGGGAACATATAACCTCACCCCTGATATACAGATCGAATTCATCAGGATACAGCACAGCATAGTGGATTCGGCTTTTGCTGCAATCCACACACCGGGTGGGGTAGTTTTGTATGCCAGCGACTTCAAACTGGACAGGACGCCAACTTTGGGCGAACCACCAGACTTCCAGAGGCTCAGAAAACTTGGAAAAGAAGGCGTCAGGGCTATGATAACCGAAAGTACGAATTCAGGACTCTCAGGGAAGACGCCCTCGGAGCAAATAGCAAAAGACCTGGTGCGAGACGTTTTACTTGGAACAGAGGAGACCGATTCAGGTGTCCTGATTACCACATTCTCATCCCATGTGGCACGCATTAAAGCTATCATTGAGGCTGCAGAGGAAATGAACAGGATCCCGGTACTTCTTGGCAGGTCCATGGAGCGCTATCTTTCAATAGCCGAGAAGATGAATTATATAAAATTCCCTGAAAATCTTGAAATTCACGGCAACCGAAATGCCGTTGAAAAAGCCCTGAGGCGCATATCCCAGGATGGGAAGAAAAAATACCTCCTTATAACCACGGGTCATCAGGGCGAACCCGATTCCATTCTCACAAGGATAGCAAACCTGGAGACGCAGTTCAAGATAGAGCCAGGGGATAAGGTGATTTTCTCGGCGAACACAATCCCGAGCCCCATGACGATGGCGAACCGGCATGCCCTTGAGATAAAATTGAAAATGCAGGGAGCACGAATATATGAAAATGTGCATGTGTCAGGGCATGCGAGCAGGGAAGACCACTGGGAACTCCTGAGGATGATATCTCCAGAGCAGGTGATACCGTCTCATGGGAACATGACCATGCATGCAAGCTATGTCGAAATGGCTGAGGATGCAGGATACGTTTTCGGGGATACTGTGCATATAATGAGAAACGGTGAGGAGATGGTTTTATAA
- a CDS encoding mevalonate kinase: protein MTTTCSAPGKIYLFGEHAVVYGEPAIACAIELRTRVCARKADAVAISSDLGNTALDFEVHPYVSSAIKKLGSPDVAIEITSDIPVGSGLGSSAAVTIATLAAINIEFGLGYENEELAGMGHGIEKEVQGAASPTDTFVSTFGGVVEIPSRKRLELLDCGIVIGNTNKGASPKKTAKLVQQVARLKEEYPDSINPIIKTIGSFARHGELMVSEKNYISLGKLMNVNHGLLDALGVCTMELSALVYAARNAGAYGAKLTGAGGGGCMVALTHSPKDVAAAIEKAGGQAIITRFTSEGVKEE from the coding sequence ATGACCACCACCTGCTCAGCCCCTGGCAAAATATACCTATTCGGCGAGCATGCGGTGGTGTACGGAGAACCTGCCATTGCTTGCGCCATTGAGCTTCGAACCCGCGTGTGCGCCAGAAAAGCAGATGCTGTAGCCATATCATCAGATCTTGGAAATACGGCGCTGGATTTCGAGGTGCACCCCTATGTTTCATCGGCAATTAAAAAATTAGGTTCGCCTGATGTTGCAATTGAAATAACCTCCGACATTCCTGTTGGCTCGGGGCTGGGCTCATCCGCCGCAGTCACCATTGCAACGCTTGCCGCCATCAATATCGAATTCGGGCTTGGATACGAAAACGAAGAACTTGCAGGAATGGGACATGGGATAGAAAAGGAAGTTCAGGGCGCAGCCAGCCCCACGGATACCTTTGTATCCACGTTCGGAGGAGTGGTTGAGATACCTTCACGAAAGCGATTGGAGCTTCTGGACTGCGGCATCGTGATCGGCAACACGAATAAGGGCGCTTCGCCCAAAAAAACTGCAAAACTCGTACAGCAGGTTGCAAGACTCAAAGAGGAATATCCTGATTCCATAAACCCGATAATCAAAACCATCGGTTCATTTGCCAGGCATGGCGAACTCATGGTTTCGGAAAAAAATTACATCTCTCTTGGTAAACTCATGAACGTGAACCACGGCTTGCTCGATGCCCTCGGCGTGTGCACAATGGAACTTTCGGCGCTTGTGTATGCTGCGAGAAACGCGGGCGCATACGGGGCAAAGCTCACAGGTGCTGGCGGGGGAGGATGCATGGTGGCGCTGACGCATTCGCCCAAAGACGTGGCGGCGGCGATAGAAAAGGCAGGAGGGCAGGCGATAATTACCAGATTCACCTCTGAAGGGGTAAAAGAGGAATGA
- the ilvD gene encoding dihydroxy-acid dehydratase: MRSDNIKKGLERAPHRSLLKAVGLTDEEMALPFIGVVNSWNEVIPGHIHLDKLAEAVKAGIRMAGGVPFEFNTIGICDGIAMGHTGMKNSLPSRELIADSIELMVEAHQFDGMVMIPTCDKIVPGHLMAAGRLDIPTIVVTGGPMMPGIVGDEPRDVISLFEAVGARRNNTLSDQELKNLEDCACCGAGSCAGLFTANTMACVTEGLGLSLPGCGTAHAVDAKKTRIAKHSGMKLLELVEKEITARQIVTQESLDNAIRIDMAIGGSTNTALHLPAIALEFGLELPLSKFDEISRETPHLINLRPGGDRYLIDFERAGGVPAIQQRLRSMLYLDALTVTGKGVGENLDEYIIMNPLANKEIIASLDSPIHAEGGIAVLRGNLAPSGSVIKQTAVSQKMLHHEGHARVFDSEEEAMKAIMGKKIKPGDCLIIRYEGPKGGPGMREMLSPTAAIAGMGLDSIALITDGRFSGGTRGLSIGHVSPEAADGGPIAFVRDGDIIEIDIPKRVLNLKISQEELEKRRKMWKAPAPKVTKGYLARYQKQVGSADKGAVLKY; the protein is encoded by the coding sequence ATGAGAAGCGATAATATCAAAAAAGGACTTGAGCGCGCCCCGCACAGGTCCTTATTAAAAGCCGTCGGGCTGACCGATGAAGAAATGGCTCTTCCCTTCATAGGCGTGGTGAACTCCTGGAACGAGGTAATACCCGGACACATCCATCTTGATAAGCTCGCCGAAGCCGTAAAAGCAGGTATACGAATGGCAGGAGGCGTGCCGTTTGAATTCAACACCATAGGGATATGCGACGGCATCGCGATGGGTCACACTGGCATGAAGAATTCCCTTCCGAGCAGGGAACTGATAGCCGACAGCATTGAACTCATGGTGGAGGCGCACCAGTTTGACGGCATGGTCATGATACCCACGTGTGATAAGATCGTTCCCGGGCATCTGATGGCTGCAGGCAGGCTTGACATCCCCACAATCGTTGTAACAGGCGGACCCATGATGCCTGGAATTGTAGGGGATGAGCCCCGCGATGTTATTTCGTTGTTCGAGGCTGTTGGAGCGCGCCGGAACAACACACTCTCAGACCAGGAGCTCAAGAACCTGGAGGATTGTGCATGCTGCGGCGCAGGCTCATGCGCGGGACTCTTTACCGCCAATACGATGGCGTGCGTCACAGAGGGGCTGGGCTTGAGCCTGCCCGGATGCGGCACAGCGCATGCAGTGGATGCCAAAAAGACACGGATAGCAAAGCACTCGGGTATGAAGCTCCTTGAACTTGTGGAAAAAGAGATTACAGCGAGGCAGATAGTCACACAGGAATCGCTTGACAATGCGATACGCATCGACATGGCAATCGGGGGCAGCACAAATACTGCGCTTCATCTTCCTGCAATAGCACTTGAATTCGGGCTTGAACTCCCGCTTTCGAAGTTCGATGAAATAAGCAGGGAGACGCCGCACCTTATAAACTTAAGACCGGGAGGAGACCGCTACCTTATCGATTTTGAGCGCGCCGGAGGAGTGCCTGCAATCCAGCAGCGTCTGCGCTCCATGCTTTACTTGGATGCGCTGACTGTGACAGGGAAAGGCGTCGGCGAAAACCTGGATGAGTATATAATCATGAATCCGCTCGCCAATAAGGAGATAATCGCCAGCCTTGACTCCCCTATACATGCAGAAGGTGGCATAGCTGTGCTGCGAGGAAACCTTGCTCCTTCAGGTTCTGTGATAAAACAAACTGCTGTGAGCCAGAAAATGCTTCACCACGAAGGACATGCGCGCGTTTTTGATAGCGAGGAAGAAGCGATGAAGGCTATAATGGGAAAGAAAATCAAACCCGGCGATTGCCTGATTATAAGATACGAGGGGCCAAAAGGCGGACCAGGGATGCGGGAGATGCTTTCGCCAACGGCGGCAATAGCTGGCATGGGACTTGATTCAATTGCGCTCATCACGGACGGCAGGTTCTCAGGAGGCACGCGAGGTCTTAGCATCGGTCATGTCTCGCCAGAGGCGGCTGACGGAGGACCTATCGCGTTTGTGAGGGACGGCGATATTATTGAGATTGATATTCCAAAGCGGGTGTTGAATCTCAAAATTTCGCAGGAGGAACTTGAAAAAAGAAGGAAGATGTGGAAGGCACCTGCGCCTAAGGTTACGAAGGGCTATCTTGCGCGATACCAGAAGCAGGTGGGTTCTGCGGATAAGGGCGCTGTATTAAAATACTAA
- a CDS encoding biotin/lipoate A/B protein ligase family protein has translation MKWRVVEMEACDAYTNMAIEEAAWEGVRNGASPPTIRFYCYKPRAVSIGCFQSIRDEVNLEECKNSGIDCVRRWTGGGAVYHDQEITYGVIAPLKMFPKNIIESYRLICGWLVRALESLGIEAEFRPINDILVGNKKISGSAQTRRGGVLLQHGTLLYDLDLPTMFSVLNVSREKISDKMIKSAEERVTCILRHCDLDKSEVYQALVSAFTEGKDFEFGTWSETEIARAEELAGKKYKSEEWMYLR, from the coding sequence ATGAAGTGGAGGGTAGTAGAGATGGAAGCATGTGATGCCTATACGAACATGGCTATCGAGGAAGCTGCATGGGAAGGGGTAAGAAACGGGGCATCCCCGCCCACCATAAGGTTTTATTGCTATAAACCGCGCGCCGTTTCCATCGGGTGTTTCCAGAGTATAAGAGACGAGGTCAATCTCGAAGAATGTAAAAATTCAGGCATAGACTGCGTGAGAAGATGGACAGGCGGGGGAGCGGTGTACCACGACCAGGAAATAACATACGGCGTGATTGCGCCTCTTAAAATGTTCCCCAAAAATATAATAGAGTCGTACAGGCTGATATGCGGCTGGCTCGTCAGGGCTCTTGAAAGTCTGGGTATCGAAGCAGAGTTTCGACCCATAAACGATATTCTTGTGGGAAACAAGAAAATCTCTGGCAGCGCCCAGACACGCCGGGGCGGGGTATTATTGCAGCACGGCACGCTGCTGTACGACCTTGATCTCCCGACCATGTTCAGCGTGCTGAACGTGAGCAGGGAGAAGATTTCAGACAAGATGATAAAAAGTGCAGAGGAGAGGGTGACGTGCATTCTGCGGCATTGCGATCTGGATAAGAGTGAGGTTTATCAGGCTCTGGTTTCGGCGTTCACAGAGGGCAAGGACTTTGAGTTTGGGACATGGAGCGAGACTGAAATCGCACGGGCGGAAGAGCTTGCCGGGAAGAAATACAAGAGCGAGGAATGGATGTATCTGAGGTAA
- the fni gene encoding type 2 isopentenyl-diphosphate Delta-isomerase yields MTTSDRKIEHLLLCVEKDVEAHRTHLGLRASGFDDIELVHNCLPEINKKALDLEVEFLGKKMRAPFLIASMTGGHPDTKSVNATLAGAAEELGIGIGVGSQRAAIEDPNMEDSFRVVREKAPNAFIYGNVGAAQLNEFGIEGLERAVEMIGADAMAIHLNFLQEAIQPEGNIDATECLLGIKEICKELSVPVIVKETGAGIAHSQALAICEAGAAAIDVGGLGGTSWAGVETYRAQKRGDLLSQHLGKQFWNWGIPTAVSIVESSISIPVVATGGVRSGIDAAKSIALGASLCGIALPLVAPALKGQKDVVDKLTMVIEELKVAQFLCGCRTIEELGNAPLVITGRTREFLEQRGFETVKFARKRYKV; encoded by the coding sequence ATGACCACATCGGACAGGAAGATTGAACATTTATTGTTATGCGTTGAGAAGGACGTTGAAGCGCACAGAACGCATCTTGGACTTCGAGCCAGCGGTTTTGATGACATCGAGCTTGTGCACAACTGTCTTCCTGAGATCAACAAGAAAGCCCTTGATCTTGAGGTCGAGTTCCTGGGTAAGAAAATGCGCGCTCCCTTCCTGATCGCCTCGATGACAGGCGGACATCCTGATACAAAGTCTGTGAATGCAACGCTTGCAGGCGCAGCAGAAGAACTGGGAATAGGCATAGGCGTGGGCAGCCAGAGAGCGGCAATCGAAGACCCGAACATGGAGGACTCGTTCAGGGTGGTCAGGGAAAAAGCCCCGAATGCGTTCATATACGGAAACGTAGGCGCAGCCCAGCTTAATGAGTTCGGGATTGAAGGACTTGAGCGGGCTGTGGAGATGATAGGGGCTGATGCCATGGCGATTCATCTGAATTTCCTTCAGGAAGCCATACAGCCCGAAGGCAATATTGATGCAACCGAATGTCTCCTTGGAATTAAGGAAATCTGCAAAGAACTTTCAGTACCTGTGATTGTAAAAGAAACGGGTGCAGGTATCGCGCATTCCCAGGCATTGGCGATATGCGAAGCAGGGGCTGCTGCTATCGATGTTGGCGGTCTTGGCGGGACAAGCTGGGCAGGGGTCGAAACCTACCGGGCGCAGAAGCGCGGTGATTTGTTATCCCAACATCTCGGGAAGCAATTCTGGAACTGGGGGATACCTACAGCGGTCAGCATCGTGGAATCCTCGATTTCAATTCCTGTCGTTGCAACGGGAGGCGTACGCTCAGGCATTGACGCAGCAAAATCTATTGCCCTTGGAGCATCCCTCTGCGGCATTGCACTGCCTCTTGTGGCTCCTGCTTTGAAAGGGCAGAAGGATGTGGTGGATAAACTGACCATGGTCATCGAAGAACTCAAAGTTGCTCAATTCTTATGCGGATGCAGGACAATTGAAGAACTCGGCAACGCACCTCTTGTCATTACAGGTAGAACGAGAGAGTTTTTGGAACAGAGGGGATTTGAAACGGTTAAATTTGCGAGAAAAAGATATAAAGTATAA
- a CDS encoding DUF6516 family protein: MHRVINILRESRIVDSILSIDSDAFGEYYKLKIQVRLVNGWKLHVWEHATPKIRRYAYHVSKGQKLIIRWDNAPHHKQIRTFPHHKHVKEAVLESKERMVEDILIELERMIQEES; encoded by the coding sequence GTGCATAGAGTAATCAATATTTTAAGGGAATCCAGAATTGTTGATTCTATTCTCTCAATCGATTCCGATGCATTTGGGGAGTACTATAAATTAAAAATCCAGGTGCGTTTAGTAAATGGCTGGAAGCTTCATGTCTGGGAGCATGCCACACCCAAGATTCGAAGATACGCCTATCACGTATCCAAAGGACAGAAACTTATCATCAGGTGGGACAATGCGCCACACCACAAACAAATAAGGACTTTCCCTCACCACAAGCATGTAAAGGAAGCCGTTCTTGAATCAAAGGAAAGGATGGTAGAAGATATTTTGATAGAACTGGAACGAATGATCCAGGAGGAAAGTTAG
- a CDS encoding nucleotidyltransferase family protein: protein MKTLDEIKNILSQHKEEIKQKYPVKEIGIFGSYVRGEEKEASDLDILVELGKAIGLLKFIEIEEYLSELLGVKVDLVMKGALKPRIGKRILKEVVYV, encoded by the coding sequence ATGAAAACCCTCGATGAAATAAAAAATATCCTTTCGCAGCATAAGGAAGAAATAAAACAAAAGTATCCGGTCAAAGAGATAGGTATTTTTGGCTCATACGTGAGAGGAGAAGAAAAAGAAGCCAGCGACCTTGACATTCTTGTGGAGCTTGGGAAAGCAATTGGATTACTAAAATTTATTGAAATTGAGGAATACCTCAGTGAACTCTTAGGTGTTAAAGTAGACCTCGTGATGAAAGGAGCGCTTAAGCCAAGGATAGGGAAACGCATTTTAAAGGAAGTTGTCTATGTATAA
- a CDS encoding rubredoxin, with protein sequence MIKYRCTVCGYIYDPDAGDPPRAKPGTAFENLPEDWVCPVCGAPKEMFEKI encoded by the coding sequence ATGATAAAGTATCGATGTACTGTCTGCGGCTATATATACGACCCTGATGCCGGCGACCCGCCGAGGGCGAAGCCGGGAACTGCTTTTGAAAATCTGCCCGAGGACTGGGTCTGCCCTGTATGCGGCGCGCCCAAAGAGATGTTTGAGAAGATATAA
- the lipA gene encoding lipoyl synthase, giving the protein MIKPGWLKTRPPAGTKFQTLNKVLHEYNLNTVCTGSSCPNTGECWSRGAAALMIMGNICTRNCRFCAVKKGKKGEPLDPSEPQRLAEAVGKLGLGYVALTSVDRDDLPDGGAEHFAECINAIKCHDNTIIVEALIPDFQGDAECLGKIIKANPDVIGHNIEVVKEFQALARDRRAGYVLSMEVLKKLREMSSSPHIKSSLMLGLGETSEMVMCAMGDLRKAGVELLTLGQYLRPSMKHIEVKEYVSPRKFAYFKKKAEDMGFLSVVSGPLVRSSYMANSVKIKKV; this is encoded by the coding sequence ATGATAAAACCCGGCTGGCTTAAAACGAGACCTCCGGCTGGGACAAAGTTCCAGACTTTAAATAAAGTCTTACACGAGTATAATTTGAACACGGTCTGCACAGGTTCAAGCTGTCCGAATACGGGAGAGTGCTGGAGCAGAGGAGCTGCTGCGTTAATGATCATGGGAAACATCTGCACCAGAAACTGCAGATTCTGTGCCGTGAAAAAAGGGAAGAAGGGCGAACCTCTTGACCCTTCAGAACCGCAAAGGCTGGCAGAGGCTGTTGGAAAATTGGGCTTGGGATACGTTGCCTTAACCTCTGTTGACAGGGACGACCTTCCCGATGGCGGTGCAGAGCATTTTGCAGAATGCATTAACGCAATAAAATGTCATGATAACACTATAATTGTTGAGGCGTTGATTCCTGATTTTCAGGGGGATGCGGAATGCCTCGGGAAGATAATCAAAGCCAATCCAGATGTGATAGGGCATAATATAGAAGTTGTTAAGGAATTTCAGGCTCTGGCAAGGGATAGAAGAGCGGGGTATGTTTTGTCCATGGAAGTGCTGAAGAAACTAAGGGAGATGTCTTCTTCTCCCCATATAAAATCTTCCCTGATGCTTGGTCTCGGGGAGACCTCGGAAATGGTAATGTGCGCGATGGGTGACCTGAGAAAAGCAGGCGTAGAACTGCTTACGCTGGGTCAATACCTGCGACCCAGCATGAAGCATATTGAAGTTAAAGAGTACGTATCTCCTCGGAAATTTGCTTACTTTAAGAAAAAAGCCGAGGATATGGGGTTTCTTTCGGTTGTCAGCGGTCCTCTTGTCAGAAGTTCGTATATGGCAAATTCAGTAAAGATTAAAAAGGTATAG
- a CDS encoding polyprenyl synthetase family protein, with protein MIEEILQQKAKMVDEAIPRFLPITPPDEMYKAMRHLLDAGGKRLRPSALLLATEAVGGKPENVLPAAVAIELIHNFTLIHDDIMDEADLRRGLATVHKKWGVSGAIVAGDALYSKAFEILSCTKSEPSQLVESLELMSKTCTDICEGQWMDMNFQTRKDVTEAEYMRMVEKKTAVLFASAVKMGAILSGANRDYVRALWDFGRLTGVGFQIYDDVIDLITPEGILGKAQGGDIIEGKRTLIVIHALSKGVSIDALGKSNATRSEVSAALTSMKESGSIDYAMNKALSFVEEGKAALKVLPDSEAKKLLIRVADYMIERKY; from the coding sequence ATGATCGAAGAAATCCTGCAGCAAAAAGCCAAAATGGTGGATGAAGCCATCCCCAGATTCCTGCCCATAACCCCGCCTGATGAGATGTATAAAGCCATGCGCCACCTGCTGGATGCTGGGGGAAAGAGGCTTCGCCCTTCTGCACTGCTGCTGGCAACAGAAGCCGTCGGGGGCAAGCCTGAAAATGTACTTCCTGCGGCAGTGGCTATCGAATTGATACATAATTTCACGTTGATCCACGATGACATCATGGACGAGGCTGACCTTCGAAGAGGGCTTGCGACGGTACATAAAAAATGGGGTGTGTCGGGAGCGATAGTTGCAGGGGATGCCCTTTATTCAAAGGCTTTTGAGATTCTTTCGTGCACAAAAAGCGAGCCTTCGCAGCTTGTGGAAAGCCTTGAACTTATGTCGAAAACGTGCACGGATATATGCGAGGGGCAGTGGATGGATATGAATTTCCAGACCCGAAAAGATGTGACAGAGGCAGAATACATGCGCATGGTGGAGAAAAAAACCGCCGTGCTTTTTGCCAGCGCCGTGAAAATGGGGGCGATATTATCTGGCGCCAATCGGGATTATGTGCGGGCGTTATGGGATTTCGGGCGCCTGACAGGGGTTGGATTCCAGATTTACGACGATGTGATTGACCTTATAACGCCTGAGGGGATACTCGGGAAAGCGCAGGGCGGGGATATTATTGAAGGCAAGCGTACGCTTATTGTTATCCATGCGCTCTCAAAAGGGGTCAGTATTGATGCGCTTGGGAAAAGCAATGCCACACGAAGCGAGGTTTCGGCAGCCTTGACTTCGATGAAAGAATCGGGTTCGATCGATTATGCCATGAACAAGGCTTTGAGTTTCGTGGAGGAAGGTAAAGCCGCGCTTAAGGTGCTGCCTGATTCTGAGGCAAAGAAGTTGCTTATCAGGGTTGCAGATTATATGATTGAGAGGAAGTACTAG
- a CDS encoding DUF86 domain-containing protein, translating to MYKREYGDYIEDIVDAMDKAMQFTENMDYSDFIHDDKTIFAVIRALEIIGEAVKRIPEDVRTKNPEIPWKRIAGMRDKVIHEYFGVKLEVVWMTVKEEIPTLRPLFQDIPKK from the coding sequence ATGTATAAAAGAGAGTACGGGGACTATATAGAAGACATAGTAGATGCCATGGACAAAGCCATGCAATTTACGGAAAACATGGACTACAGTGATTTTATTCATGATGACAAGACTATTTTTGCTGTAATAAGGGCGCTGGAAATAATAGGCGAAGCCGTAAAAAGGATTCCTGAGGATGTAAGAACAAAGAATCCTGAAATTCCCTGGAAGCGCATAGCAGGGATGAGAGATAAGGTTATTCACGAGTATTTTGGTGTCAAGTTAGAAGTTGTCTGGATGACAGTAAAAGAGGAAATCCCAACTCTAAGACCTCTTTTTCAAGACATTCCGAAAAAGTAA